A stretch of Arachis hypogaea cultivar Tifrunner chromosome 15, arahy.Tifrunner.gnm2.J5K5, whole genome shotgun sequence DNA encodes these proteins:
- the LOC140179336 gene encoding uncharacterized protein yields MVPEEESMNMDNIDEESPDLKDRWYKDTDKDDLEDRPFDPCPTIPVSKEEFEDWCKRWQNALIIKVLGKRVGLVFLEQCLQRDLVKKGTLDDCQTLFIVQRWRPFFLKSENHVRKIAVWVRIPNLPIELYNHHFLWQVRSAIGHMLKIDHTTSIHSRGRFARICVDIDLAKKLVPYISVLGSELNIKCEGLYQIYFSCS; encoded by the exons ATGGTTcctgaagaggaaagcatgaatATGGATAACATTGATGAGGAGTCTCCAGATCTAAAAGATCGTTGGTATAAGGATACCGATAAAGACGATCTTGAAGACAGGCCTTTTGATCCGTGCCCCACAATTCCTGTATCGAAGGAAGAGTTCGAGGATTGGTGTAAACGGTGGCAAAATGCTCTTATCATAAAAGTCTTAGGCAAGCGTGTGGGATTGGTGTTCCTAGAGCAATGTCTCCAAAGAGACTTGGTAAAGAAAG GGACCTTAGATGATTGCCAGACACTATTCATTGTGCAACGCTGGAGACCTTTCTTCCTGAAGTCAGAGAACCATGTTAGGAAGATTGCGGTTTGGGTCCGTATTCCAAATCTGCCGATTGAACTCTACAACCACCATTTTTTATGGCAAGTGCGATCGGCTATTGGCCATATGCTTAAAATTGATCATACTACCTCCATCCACTCAAGAGGAAGATTTGCTCGGATATGTGTGGACATCGATCTTGCTAAGAAACTTGTTCCATATATATCGGTGCTTGGTAGTGAATTGAATATTAAATGTGAAGGACTTTATCAAATTTACTTTTCGTGCAGTTGA